One Choristoneura fumiferana chromosome 25, NRCan_CFum_1, whole genome shotgun sequence genomic region harbors:
- the LOC141442433 gene encoding facilitated trehalose transporter Tret1: MEDRTYSYDPVPGSPVTQQRRMEAGQLWRQYVIAGIANIAIASTGFSMGWTSPVNIKLKEANLTDSPLPEIITTDQESWIGSLLTVGAIFGPFIGGFLAARIGRKWSLLLSSVPLFVGWILIAAATNVAFLYSGRIFWGVAVGMIFTVSPMYCAEIATDDVRGALGSFLQVFVVLGFLLVYAVGPFVSYSAIAYVGVAVVAAFDIAFFFMPESPIYHLTKNNREAAAECLMTIRGRSRTGVETELEIMASDVAASMAKTATIADVFKGGNFKAFYISCALVFFQQFCGINAVLFYMTNIFEAAGSDLDSSIATIIIGCVQVGASCVTPFVVDRLGRRLLLLISSCGTTIGLALLGMYFLLDELDSPAVDSIGFLPILSLVVFIVTYCVGLGPLPWAVMGELMPIEVKAIASPMATAFCWALSFLVTRYFGPISEALGMYVAFWIFGVCCVGAFFFTLFLVPETKGKSFAEIQDMLAGKKSKGKA; the protein is encoded by the exons CTAACATAGCGATAGCCTCGACTGGTTTTTCCATGGGATGGACGTCTCCCGTCAACATCAAACTGAAAGAGGCCAATCTGACTGACTCCCCGCTGCCTGAAATCATCACGACTGATCAAGAGTCATGGATCGGCTCACTCCTCACCGTTGGCGCTATATTCG GTCCTTTCATCGGAGGTTTCCTGGCAGCCCGCATCGGCCGCAAGTGGTCCCTCCTTCTGTCGTCCGTGCCGTTGTTTGTGGGCTGGATCCTGATCGCTGCGGCCACAAATGTGGCCTTCCTTTACTCCGGCCGCATCTTCTGGGGCGTGGCCGTCGGCATGATCTTCACCGTGTCGCCTATGTACTGCGCTGAGATAGCCacg gatgaCGTCCGAGGCGCGCTAGGCTCCTTCCTTCAAGTGTTCGTCGTGCTAGGCTTCCTGCTGGTGTACGCCGTCGGTCCTTTCGTCTCCTACAGCGCGATCGCCTACGTCGGCGTCGCCGTCGTCGCTGCCTTCGACATCGCCTTCTTCTTCATGCCAGAGTCGCCCATCTACCATCTCACTAAGA ACAACCGCGAGGCGGCTGCGGAGTGCCTGATGACGATCCGCGGGCGCTCCCGGACCGGCGTGGAGACTGAGCTGGAGATAATGGCCAGTGACGTCGCCGCTTCTATGGCCAAGACTGCCACG atCGCCGACGTATTCAAAGGTGGTAACTTCAAGGCGTTCTACATCTCCTGCGCCCTGGTGTTCTTCCAGCAGTTCTGCGGTATCAACGCTGTGCTCTTCTACATGACCAACATCTTCGAAGCTGCCGGCTCCGATCTTGACTCTTCCATTGCCACCATCATCATTGGTTGTGTTCAG GTGGGAGCGTCGTGCGTCACACCCTTCGTCGTCGACCGACTTGGACGTCGTCTGCTGCTTCTCATCTCCTCCTGCGGTACCACGATTGGCCTC GCTCTCTTAGGCATGTACTTCCTCCTTGACGAGCTGGACAGTCCAGCAGTTGACTCCATCGGCTTCTTGCCGATCCTGTCTCTCGTCGTGTTCATCGTCACGTACTGCGTGGGTCTGGGTCCCCTGCCCTGGGCCGTCATGGGCGAGCTGATGCCCATCGAGGTGAAGGCGATAGCCTCCCCGATGGCTACTGCCTTCTGCTGGGCTCTTTCCTTCTTGGTCACTAG ATACTTCGGTCCGATCTCGGAGGCGCTGGGCATGTACGTGGCTTTCTGGATCTTCGGTGTGTGCTGCGTGGGCGCGTTCTTCTTCACGCTGTTCCTTGTTCCCGAAACTAAGGGCAAGAGCTTCGCGGAGATACAAGACATGCTGGCCGGAaa GAAATCCAAAGGGAAAGCGTAA